From the Oxalobacter vibrioformis genome, the window ATCGGGATGGCCTGTATTAGTGGGCAGATCCTCTTCAGCCTCACTGATATCCCGAGCCAGACCCGGCGCCAGCTCCCAGGGTTGCTTGCGAACGTCCTTTGAGCCTTCCTGTGTATGATGGCTGGCGTACATCTTGCGCTGGCGTTCGCTGCCCGAAAAGATGCTGCGGACCACCAGGAAAAAGATCGGAACCAGATAAACCGCCAGCACGGTTGCCGTAATCATACCGCACATGACACCGGTGCCAATGGCCTGCTGGGCGCCTGAGCCGGCACCGCGTGCAACGACCAGAGGAACCACGCCCAGGATAAACGCCATGGATGTCATGATAATCGGGCGAAAGCGAAGACGGCAGGCTTCCAGTATTGAGCGTACCAGGCTTTTACCCTGTGCCTGCAGGTCTTTCGCAAACTCCACGATCAGAATCGCATTTTTGGCGGAAAGGCCGATAGTTGCGATCAACCCCACCTTGAAGTAGACGTCATTGGGCATGCCGCGCAGCAATACGCCTGACAGCGCGCCGATAACACCAAGCGGCACCACCAGTATGACCGAAAGGGGAATCGTCGTGCTTTCATACAAAGCCGCAAGGCAGAGGAAAACAGCCAAAAGCGACAGGGCGAAAAGCATGGGCGCCTGGTTGCCGGAGACTTTTTCTTCGAGTGACTGACCGGTCCACTCAAAACCAAAACCGCGCGGGAGCTGACGAGTCAGGTTTTCCATTTCCGCCATGGCATCACCTGTGCTCATACCCTCTGCCGGTTCGCCCTCAATCCTTACCGCCGGATAGCCGTTGTAACGGATCAACTGTATTGGCCCTTTGGTCCATTCACTGCTTGAAAAGGCCGAGAAGGGTACCATGGTGCCATCCCTGTTTTTGGCGAAAATCTTGCTGATATCTTCCGGCTTGCCGCGTTTGGTGGCATCCAACTGGACAATGACGCGCTGCTGCCGGCCGAAACTTTCAAAGTCATTCACATAATCCGAACCCATTGCAACAGAAAGGGCGGCATTGATATCGGCAAATGTTATTCCCAGGGCATTGGCTTTATCCCGGTCAATATTGAGCTTGAGCTGGGCGGTATTTTCCATGGCCATGGGGCGGACATTTTTCAATACCTTGCTTTGCCTGGCCATTACCAACAGCTGGTCACGGGCATTGATCAGTGCTTCATTGCCCATGCCGGCACGATCCTGCAGGCGGAAAGCAAAGCCGGTGGATGTGCCGAGCTCGCGAATCGGCGGCGGATTGATCGGGAAGGCAACGGCATCACGGAATTGCGAAAACTTTGCATAGGCCCGCCGGACAATGGCCTGGGCGCTGTTATCCGAATCTCTTTCTCCCCAGTCTTTCAGGGTGACGAAACCCAGACCGCCGTTCTGCCCTCTTCCGGAGAAGGAAGAGCCCGTTACCAGTACGGTATGGTCAATGCCGGGTTCGGTAAAGAAGTGATCCTGGATTTCCTTCAAGACTTCTCCGGTCCTGGCGGCGGTGGCGCCACCCGGCAACTGAAGATTGACGTAGATGTAACCCTGGTCTTCGTCAGGGAGGAAGGACGTTGGCAGTTTCCAGTACATCCAGGCACAGCAGGCGCAAATGGCAAAATAGATCACCATATAACGTCCGGCACGCCCGAACATCTTGGCAACCTGGCGCTCGTAGGTCAGTGTTGTGCTGTGGAATTTCCGGTTGAACCAGCCTAAAAATCCCTTGCTGCTGGCGTGATGTCCCGCCTCAACCGGTTTCAGGATCGTGGCACAAAGTGCCGGCGTGAGGGAGAGGGCAAGGAAAGCCGAGAAGGCAATGGAAGCGATCATTGACAGCGAAAACTGCATGTAAATCTTGCCTACCGCGCCGCCAAAGAACGCCATTGGTACGAATACGGCCATGAGAACGAGGGTAATACCGATAATGGCGCCCTGGATCTGGCCCATTGCCTTGAAAGTGGCATCCCGCGGGGAGAGGCCTTCTTCTGACATGATCCGCTCGACGTTTTCCACCACCACGATCGCGTCATCAATGAGGATACCGATGGAAAGCACCATGCCGAACATGGTGAGCATGTTGATGGAAAATCCCAGGGCCTTCATCACGGCAAAGGTGCCCAACAGGGCAATGGGGACGACAATGGTGGGAATGATCGTGTAGCGGATGTTCTGCAGGAAAAGGTACATGACCAGGAAAACCAGGAAAACCCCCTCAAACAGGGTTTTGACCACTTCCTTGATGGAGACGACAACGAAACGGGAAGTATCGTTCTGGATACTGTATTCCACACCCGAAGGGAAATACTCATAGAGTTCGGCCATTTTTGCCCTGATGGCGGACATGGTCGCGATACTGTTGGCATCCGCTGTCGGCATGATGCCGAAGCCACTCATGGGTGTGCCGTCCAGGTGGGCAAAGGGTTCATATCGCTGGGCACCGAGTTCTACCCGGCCGACATCCTTGATACGGACGGTTGAGCCATCCGGATTGGCGCGAAGAATAATGTTTTCAAATTCTTCCGGCGTCTGCAACTGGCCATGTACCGTAATGTTGGCGTAGATAGGTTCTTTCCCTGTGTTGGGCATGCCGGCCAGCTGTCCTGAGGTTACTACCGCATTCTGGGCCTTGACGGCCGCACTGACGTCTTCGGGAGTCAGGTTAAGTCCGGTGAGTTTGACCGGGTCCAGCCAGACACGCATGGCTTTTTCAGAACCAAAAATAGTGACGTCACCGACACCGGGAATCCGCTTGATGTCATTGATGACATTGCGTGCCACAAAGTCGCCAAGTTCAAACTGGCTGAGTCGGCCATCGGTGGACGTGACGGCGATAACCGCCAGGTAGTTGCTTCGGGCCTTGTTGGTAATGACGCCCTGCTGCATGACCTGCGTGGGCAGGCGGGATTCGACCCGCTTGATCCGGTTCTGGACATCAACAGCGGCCAGTTCCACGTCGGTCTCATTGGTAAAGGAAAGCGTGATCTTGGCTTCACCGGTACTCTGGCTTTCCGACTCCATATACATGAGGCCGGTAGCGCCATTCATCTCTTCTTCAATCAGCTGGGTGACGCTGTCTTCGACCACTTTTGCTGTCGCGCCAGGGTAGCTCGTCGAGACAGTGACTTGTGGCGGTGCCACGTTCGGGTATTGGGAAATCGGCAGAGTGAGAATGGACAGGATGCCGCCCAGAATAATAAAGATTGCAAGAACCCAGGCAAAAACAGGGCGGTCAATAAAGAACCTTGCCATTCAGATGCTCCCTATTCCTTTGGCGCCCCGGCCGGTGAGGCCGTTGCCTGATCAGGTGGAGCCGTTTTTGCGGTTTCGGCATTATCCGGTTGGGTGGCGGCTTTTTCTGCCTCGGCTGTGGTATCCGTTGCTGGAGCCGGTTTGACTTCCTTTGTCCATACAACCGGTGAGACAGGGGAGCCTGGACGAACTTTCTGCACCCCTTCAACGATCACTTTATCGCCCACGTTCAGGCCGTCGAGTACGACCCATTTTTCCTGGTAGGAAGCACCGGTCTGAACCCGCCGGATTTCAGCCACATTATCCTTGTTAATGACAAAGACCGTTGAGCCTTCCGTGGAACGCTGCACTGCCTGTTTGGGAACGGTAATGGCATTTTCGTTGATTGCCTGCTCAAGCTGTCCGCGGACATACATGCCGGGCAACAGGATGCCATCCGGATTCGGGAAAAGCGCCCGGATGGAGATTTCGCCGGTGGACGGGTCAACCGTGATATCGGAAAAGAGCAGTTTGCCCGGATGGAGGTATGGGGTACCGTCTTCCATGATCAGGGTGACTTTCAGGCCGTCTTCGGAAGCGCCTTTCAGAACGCCTTTTCGCATGGCCTGCTGCAGTTGGAGGAGTTCGGCGCTGGATTGGGTCAGGTTGAGGTAAATCGGGTCAATCTGCTGGATAACCGCCAAAAGCGTCACCTCACCCTGGCCGACCAGCGCGCCTTCCGTAACAATGGAACGACCAATCCGCCCGGAAATGGGGGCAAGAACCGTGGCGTATTCCAGATCCAGCTTGGCATTGATCAGCGAGGCTTTTGCGGAAGCGACATCTGCTGCAGCCTGTTTCTGGGCTGCCAGGGCATCGTCATATTCCTGCTTGCTCACCGCGCTGATTTCTACCAGCGGGATATACCGCTTGTATTTGAGGTCTGCCTGCATGAAGTTGGCTTCGGCTCGTGCCAGTGCCGCTCTGGCATTCTGTACGGAAGCCTCATAGCTGCGGGGGTCGATGATGAAAAGCTTTTCTCCCTGTTTGACATCGGCGCCTTCTTCAAAGAGCCGTTTTTCCAGCACACCGGCGACACGGGCCCTGACATCGGAATTCCGGAAGGATTCCAGGCGGCCGGACAATTCGTTGATGACAGCAACCTGTTCTGTCTGGATGACAATATAAGCCGCTTCAGGTGCCTGTTGCACCTGTTGGGCCTGGTCTTTGCATCCGGAGAGCAGAAAAAGAGAAAAAACGAGGGTGCTGAAAAACGTGAATCGGAAAAATGATCTCATGGATTTTGGCAGAAGGATTTTTTTCGACAGTGTACCGTGTTATTAAGGGAAAAACGATAGTGGAAAGTAGGCTTTACAAAATGGGATGGATGAGTGCGGTAATTTAACATACAATCATGTATGTATGTTGCTTTTTATGTAACCAGAACTCAAGGCACCCAAAGAAGACAGGGAGAAGATGACGCGCGCTGCCAGAAAAAAAACACAGGAAACGCGGGACAGGCTGTTGGATGCCGCCGAGCGGGTTTTCAATGAAAAGGGTGTTTCCAATACCACATTAAATGATATTGCCGAGGCGGCCGGGGTTACCCGCGGTGCGATTTACTGGCACTTTCGTAACAAGGTGGATCTTTTTAATGCCATGATTGACCGGGTTCGCTTGCCGATCAGGGCCATGATCGAGGAGATTGCCGATGAAAAGACGGAAGATCCTTTGGGACGTTTGCGGGAAAAGTCCATTTTCCTGATGCGGGAAATCCTGGAAAACGACCACTACCGCAAGGTCATGACGATCCTTTTCCACAAATGTGAATATACGGACAGTGCCAGTGAGTTTCTCGAATACTTCCAGGACTGGACGACCCGTGCGCGTGGCACGCTGGTGCGGGTTTTGACCAATGCCCGGGAGAAAAAGCAGCTTCCCCAAGATATCGATATTGATCTGGCAGGGCTGACATTGCATGTGGCCTTCAACGGCCTGTTGAACAGCTGGCTGTTAATGCCGGAGAGCTTTGATCTGCTGACCGATTCCAGCCGTGTTTTTGAGGCGGTGTTTTCGATGTTGCGGCATAGTCCGCATATGCGGGTGGTAGGGGAGAGGCCGTAGTTACGCGACGGCATGGCGCGTTTGTCCTTCGCTTGTATTTGAGTCTACGATCAAACTAGTTCTCTATTTATCTTCATAAGGTGGGTGGCTGACCCACAGCAGGTTACTTTTTTGTCTTGCCACAAAAGAAGTAACCAAAAAAAGGCACCGCAGCACCTTGCCCCTTCGGGGTACCCGAAACTGCTCGTCGCGACAGGGGCGGCAGCCGGAACTCGCTGCGCTCAGACAGCCGTCTGCCTGCTCCAGTCGCTCCTCACAGTTCCGGCTACGGTGCAATCGCGGATTTCTGAAGAAGTGACACCGCGTTGCGGTGTGAGGATGCCCCCACTGCGCAGACGGCATGGCAGCGAAGCTGCCTTGAAAAGGCAGGGATAGCCTGGTGTTGTAGCGAGTGCTGAGCCTGTGGCGCAGCGCACGGGGCCTGTGGCTTGGCAAGAGTGGAATGTGTCGCCCCTTGCTGCAGCGGTGTATTAGGCAGGGCTTATGTCCGGCGGTAGCGGAAAAAGGGCAGGCAGGATAAAAGCGACGTTACGGCAGCCGTTGCTGCCACGGTCAGGATCACCTGGGCCAGGCTGAC encodes:
- a CDS encoding efflux RND transporter permease subunit produces the protein MARFFIDRPVFAWVLAIFIILGGILSILTLPISQYPNVAPPQVTVSTSYPGATAKVVEDSVTQLIEEEMNGATGLMYMESESQSTGEAKITLSFTNETDVELAAVDVQNRIKRVESRLPTQVMQQGVITNKARSNYLAVIAVTSTDGRLSQFELGDFVARNVINDIKRIPGVGDVTIFGSEKAMRVWLDPVKLTGLNLTPEDVSAAVKAQNAVVTSGQLAGMPNTGKEPIYANITVHGQLQTPEEFENIILRANPDGSTVRIKDVGRVELGAQRYEPFAHLDGTPMSGFGIMPTADANSIATMSAIRAKMAELYEYFPSGVEYSIQNDTSRFVVVSIKEVVKTLFEGVFLVFLVMYLFLQNIRYTIIPTIVVPIALLGTFAVMKALGFSINMLTMFGMVLSIGILIDDAIVVVENVERIMSEEGLSPRDATFKAMGQIQGAIIGITLVLMAVFVPMAFFGGAVGKIYMQFSLSMIASIAFSAFLALSLTPALCATILKPVEAGHHASSKGFLGWFNRKFHSTTLTYERQVAKMFGRAGRYMVIYFAICACCAWMYWKLPTSFLPDEDQGYIYVNLQLPGGATAARTGEVLKEIQDHFFTEPGIDHTVLVTGSSFSGRGQNGGLGFVTLKDWGERDSDNSAQAIVRRAYAKFSQFRDAVAFPINPPPIRELGTSTGFAFRLQDRAGMGNEALINARDQLLVMARQSKVLKNVRPMAMENTAQLKLNIDRDKANALGITFADINAALSVAMGSDYVNDFESFGRQQRVIVQLDATKRGKPEDISKIFAKNRDGTMVPFSAFSSSEWTKGPIQLIRYNGYPAVRIEGEPAEGMSTGDAMAEMENLTRQLPRGFGFEWTGQSLEEKVSGNQAPMLFALSLLAVFLCLAALYESTTIPLSVILVVPLGVIGALSGVLLRGMPNDVYFKVGLIATIGLSAKNAILIVEFAKDLQAQGKSLVRSILEACRLRFRPIIMTSMAFILGVVPLVVARGAGSGAQQAIGTGVMCGMITATVLAVYLVPIFFLVVRSIFSGSERQRKMYASHHTQEGSKDVRKQPWELAPGLARDISEAEEDLPTNTGHPDETDNNRNDKENKE
- a CDS encoding efflux RND transporter periplasmic adaptor subunit: MRSFFRFTFFSTLVFSLFLLSGCKDQAQQVQQAPEAAYIVIQTEQVAVINELSGRLESFRNSDVRARVAGVLEKRLFEEGADVKQGEKLFIIDPRSYEASVQNARAALARAEANFMQADLKYKRYIPLVEISAVSKQEYDDALAAQKQAAADVASAKASLINAKLDLEYATVLAPISGRIGRSIVTEGALVGQGEVTLLAVIQQIDPIYLNLTQSSAELLQLQQAMRKGVLKGASEDGLKVTLIMEDGTPYLHPGKLLFSDITVDPSTGEISIRALFPNPDGILLPGMYVRGQLEQAINENAITVPKQAVQRSTEGSTVFVINKDNVAEIRRVQTGASYQEKWVVLDGLNVGDKVIVEGVQKVRPGSPVSPVVWTKEVKPAPATDTTAEAEKAATQPDNAETAKTAPPDQATASPAGAPKE
- a CDS encoding TetR family transcriptional regulator produces the protein MTRAARKKTQETRDRLLDAAERVFNEKGVSNTTLNDIAEAAGVTRGAIYWHFRNKVDLFNAMIDRVRLPIRAMIEEIADEKTEDPLGRLREKSIFLMREILENDHYRKVMTILFHKCEYTDSASEFLEYFQDWTTRARGTLVRVLTNAREKKQLPQDIDIDLAGLTLHVAFNGLLNSWLLMPESFDLLTDSSRVFEAVFSMLRHSPHMRVVGERP